Proteins from a genomic interval of Psychrobacter fulvigenes:
- the dut gene encoding dUTP diphosphatase, whose product MQAVQVKVLNPKLTQDEAFSLPTRATDGSAGIDLRACIDEPLTIKAGATHLVGTGLAVYIQDPNYAGMILPRSGLGHKHGIVLGNLVGLIDADYQGELMVSIWNRSSQDFILNPAERMAQYIVVPVARPEFEVVSEFSDKSARGAGGFGHSGRQ is encoded by the coding sequence ATGCAAGCTGTACAAGTCAAAGTTCTGAATCCAAAACTTACCCAAGATGAGGCTTTTTCTCTACCAACACGGGCGACCGATGGCTCGGCTGGTATAGATTTGCGCGCCTGTATTGATGAGCCGCTAACGATTAAGGCAGGCGCGACGCATTTAGTAGGCACAGGTCTGGCAGTGTACATCCAAGATCCTAACTATGCTGGCATGATTCTGCCACGCTCAGGCCTTGGTCATAAACATGGAATCGTACTAGGCAATCTAGTGGGACTTATCGATGCAGACTATCAAGGCGAGCTGATGGTCAGTATTTGGAACCGCAGTAGTCAAGATTTTATACTTAATCCTGCGGAACGTATGGCACAATACATTGTAGTGCCAGTCGCTCGCCCTGAGTTTGAAGTGGTCTCAGAATTCAGCGATAAAAGCGCGCGTGGTGCAGGCGGTTTTGGCCACTCAGGTCGTCAATAA
- a CDS encoding Spx/MgsR family RNA polymerase-binding regulatory protein codes for MTITIYGIKSCGTMKKAFTTLDELDVSYDFHDYKKQGIEKSSIQRWVEELGIDKVLNKRGTTWRKLTDEQKQAADASVDTAIDLLVENTSMIKRPIVEGEVENQSILLCGFDEAEYHKAFS; via the coding sequence ATGACCATCACTATTTACGGTATCAAATCATGCGGCACGATGAAAAAGGCCTTTACTACCCTTGACGAGCTGGACGTAAGCTATGATTTTCATGATTATAAAAAACAAGGTATCGAGAAATCTAGCATACAACGCTGGGTAGAGGAGCTTGGTATTGATAAAGTATTGAATAAGCGCGGCACCACATGGCGCAAACTAACCGATGAGCAAAAGCAGGCAGCTGATGCAAGTGTAGACACCGCCATTGATTTGCTGGTAGAGAATACCAGTATGATTAAACGACCAATTGTAGAAGGCGAGGTCGAAAACCAGTCGATACTATTGTGTGGCTTTGACGAAGCCGAATACCATAAAGCTTTTTCATAA
- the leuS gene encoding leucine--tRNA ligase, which yields MSNLQTTQTNNQQSNITDAGIESYQPQLIEAQQQAKWATDKRFDVSNEPSDKPSRYMLSMFPYPSGKLHMGHVRNYTISDVLSRYYRLKGYDVMQPMGWDGFGLPAENAAIANQTPPAEWTFANIGSMRAQLKLLGLSIDWSREFATCGPEYYQWEQWLFLQLYKKGLVYKKLATVNWDPIDNTVLANEQVIDGKGWRSGALVEKRDIPMYYFNITDYADELLDDLDQLEGHWPSEVLTMQRNWIGRSAGMEVHFPYNIAGETNTLDVFTTRPDTLMGVTYVAVAAEHSLAEYAAENNKAIADFCTACKKGSVAEADLAKADKVGMDTGLTVTHPLTGEEIPVWVANYVLMSYGSGAVMAVPAHDERDYEFATKYNLPIKQVIQSPDGYAESIIAEAKADGSEPNLAYTERNTLINSGEFDGMDFEQVFEAMLAKLEPQGLANQKIQYRLRDWGVSRQRYWGCPIPMVNCEHCGNVPVEEQDLPVVLPTDVVPDGRGNPLKNMPEFVNTTCPKCGNPAERETDTFDTFVESSWYYARFASPQDTQNMVNKSAANKWLPVDQYVGGVEHAVMHLLYARFFHKLMRDESLVSGDEPFANLMTQGMVLAGTFYRVNADGSTTYYFPADIDIDYNERGQPIKAILKADGQPVTIGKIEKMSKSKNNGVDPQTTIDQYGADTVRLYTLFTAPADQTLEWSDDALKGPYNFVKKVWRIATDHMQALATANLALDTLNTTALDTNGLSKAAKNLRRKTHETVAKIDSDLGERLALNTPVSSLMELANELGSFKASNEQDLQVQHEALVDLLIMLSAYAPHVGEYLLEQLGIDTVTMLYPEVDASALVQDTVTMVVQVNGKVRGKMDVAPNSDPEQLKAQARAIESVAKFLTGEIKKEIVVPNKLVNIVVAG from the coding sequence ATGAGCAACTTGCAAACCACCCAAACCAATAATCAACAATCAAACATCACTGATGCAGGTATTGAGTCTTATCAACCGCAGCTAATCGAAGCGCAGCAGCAAGCCAAGTGGGCGACTGACAAACGCTTTGACGTGAGTAATGAGCCAAGCGATAAGCCAAGCCGTTATATGCTCTCCATGTTCCCTTATCCAAGCGGTAAGCTACATATGGGGCACGTGCGTAACTATACGATCTCTGACGTACTGAGCCGTTATTATCGCCTCAAAGGCTATGATGTCATGCAGCCAATGGGCTGGGATGGCTTTGGCTTGCCAGCCGAAAACGCTGCCATTGCCAACCAGACGCCACCTGCCGAATGGACGTTTGCAAATATTGGTAGCATGCGTGCACAGCTCAAGTTGTTGGGTCTATCCATTGACTGGTCACGTGAATTTGCTACCTGTGGCCCTGAGTATTATCAGTGGGAGCAGTGGTTGTTTTTGCAATTGTACAAAAAAGGCTTGGTCTACAAAAAGCTTGCCACGGTCAACTGGGATCCCATTGACAATACTGTATTAGCCAACGAGCAGGTCATTGACGGTAAAGGCTGGCGTAGTGGTGCGCTTGTCGAAAAGCGCGACATCCCTATGTACTACTTCAATATCACCGATTATGCTGATGAGCTACTTGATGATCTAGATCAACTTGAAGGCCACTGGCCCTCTGAAGTACTCACCATGCAGCGCAATTGGATTGGCCGTAGCGCGGGTATGGAAGTTCATTTCCCATACAATATTGCAGGTGAAACGAACACCTTAGATGTCTTTACTACTCGTCCTGACACCCTGATGGGTGTGACCTATGTCGCTGTCGCAGCAGAGCATTCTTTGGCTGAATATGCGGCTGAAAACAACAAAGCCATCGCTGATTTTTGTACTGCTTGCAAAAAAGGCTCAGTGGCTGAGGCTGATCTTGCCAAAGCGGATAAAGTAGGCATGGACACGGGCCTTACGGTTACCCATCCGCTAACGGGTGAAGAAATACCTGTTTGGGTCGCAAACTACGTACTGATGAGCTATGGTTCAGGCGCAGTGATGGCCGTTCCTGCTCATGATGAACGTGATTATGAGTTTGCAACCAAATACAACTTACCTATCAAACAAGTTATTCAGTCCCCTGATGGTTATGCTGAGTCTATTATCGCCGAAGCCAAGGCGGATGGTTCTGAGCCAAACCTTGCTTATACAGAACGCAATACTTTAATAAACTCAGGCGAGTTCGATGGAATGGACTTTGAGCAAGTCTTTGAGGCCATGCTCGCCAAACTTGAGCCGCAAGGTCTTGCCAATCAAAAAATCCAATATCGCCTGCGGGATTGGGGTGTATCTCGCCAGCGCTATTGGGGCTGCCCTATCCCAATGGTTAACTGTGAGCATTGCGGCAACGTACCTGTCGAAGAGCAGGACTTGCCCGTCGTACTACCGACTGACGTCGTCCCTGATGGTCGTGGCAACCCTCTAAAAAACATGCCAGAGTTTGTAAATACCACTTGCCCAAAATGTGGCAATCCAGCTGAGCGTGAAACTGACACCTTTGATACCTTCGTTGAATCGAGCTGGTACTATGCTCGTTTTGCCAGTCCACAAGACACTCAAAACATGGTCAACAAGTCTGCTGCTAATAAGTGGTTGCCAGTCGATCAGTACGTCGGCGGTGTAGAGCACGCCGTTATGCATCTGCTTTATGCGCGTTTTTTCCATAAGTTGATGCGTGATGAATCACTGGTCTCAGGTGATGAGCCATTTGCCAACTTAATGACTCAAGGTATGGTATTGGCTGGTACTTTCTATCGTGTCAATGCAGATGGTAGTACCACTTACTACTTCCCAGCTGATATCGATATTGACTACAACGAGCGTGGACAACCGATTAAGGCCATCCTAAAAGCAGATGGACAGCCAGTGACTATCGGTAAAATCGAAAAGATGTCGAAGTCAAAAAACAACGGCGTCGACCCACAAACGACGATTGATCAATACGGCGCTGATACGGTGCGTCTATATACGCTATTTACCGCGCCCGCAGATCAGACGCTTGAATGGTCGGATGATGCCCTAAAAGGCCCTTATAACTTCGTCAAAAAAGTGTGGCGTATCGCTACTGACCATATGCAAGCATTAGCTACTGCAAACCTAGCGCTTGATACACTAAATACGACTGCATTAGACACCAACGGCTTAAGCAAAGCTGCCAAAAACTTGCGCCGTAAGACTCATGAGACCGTAGCCAAGATTGATAGCGATTTGGGCGAGCGCTTGGCACTCAACACGCCAGTCTCCAGTTTAATGGAGCTTGCCAACGAGCTGGGCAGCTTTAAAGCCAGTAACGAGCAAGACCTGCAAGTACAGCACGAAGCACTTGTCGACTTGCTCATTATGCTATCAGCTTATGCCCCGCACGTTGGTGAGTACTTACTTGAGCAGCTAGGTATCGACACTGTCACCATGCTTTATCCAGAAGTTGATGCTAGCGCTTTGGTACAGGATACGGTGACCATGGTGGTACAGGTCAATGGTAAGGTACGCGGTAAGATGGATGTGGCGCCTAATAGCGACCCTGAACAGCTAAAAGCTCAGGCGCGCGCTATTGAGAGTGTGGCAAAATTCCTTACGGGTGAGATCAAAAAAGAAATCGTCGTGCCAAATAAGCTGGTAAACATTGTGGTTGCAGGCTAG
- a CDS encoding LPS-assembly lipoprotein LptE produces the protein MSYKHRAVPPQQVQTQAQSNVAKKHRGQKLATILLASLPMFAVLGTAATLSGCGFQLRGYDAPLKFDVDKTAVIIEDNRTSFPLKLPLTRSLEALGIEVVDSIAVIENANRATADQIATITVNNVRFKRYELVGVLTEIRLVLSADVSYQTLENGKPVTLTNPIQVERSYQYNEASVSTDDQQGTQIRDWLYDSLARRITDQYVAIALPKVAPSSANKSVQMIKSSETTTVIAPSP, from the coding sequence ATGTCGTACAAGCATCGAGCTGTGCCGCCACAGCAAGTGCAAACACAGGCACAAAGCAATGTAGCAAAGAAACATCGTGGGCAAAAACTGGCAACGATACTCCTCGCCTCCCTGCCGATGTTTGCAGTGCTTGGTACGGCAGCTACGCTAAGTGGTTGCGGTTTTCAGCTGCGTGGCTATGATGCACCCCTGAAATTTGATGTAGACAAGACAGCGGTCATCATTGAGGACAATCGCACCTCGTTTCCACTAAAACTGCCGTTAACGCGAAGCCTAGAGGCTTTAGGTATCGAAGTAGTTGATAGTATCGCAGTGATAGAGAATGCCAACCGTGCGACTGCTGATCAGATTGCCACTATTACTGTCAATAATGTACGCTTTAAACGTTATGAGCTGGTCGGCGTCTTAACAGAAATCCGCTTGGTGTTATCAGCAGATGTCAGCTATCAGACTTTGGAAAACGGTAAACCTGTGACGCTCACCAATCCTATCCAAGTTGAGCGTAGCTACCAATATAACGAGGCCTCAGTCAGTACCGATGATCAACAAGGTACTCAAATTCGTGATTGGCTCTATGATAGCTTGGCACGCCGTATCACAGATCAATATGTCGCTATTGCACTGCCTAAAGTAGCTCCAAGCAGCGCCAACAAATCAGTGCAAATGATTAAAAGCTCGGAGACAACAACTGTCATTGCGCCAAGTCCATAG
- a CDS encoding phosphohexomutase domain-containing protein: MPTFAAQLPLFRAYDIRGDRHYFTTEFIQALGMAFAHLYKTQHSHSQTRHKEKKQLKNSALAHTNSQSNDTKRATTTVVIGYDVRFGSDDIAHMLANILSQNGLTVVQLGLITTPMMVFWAQRYDGHGIMVTASHSEKNTLGIKWLVNKSSPSSEDIQDFYHSLTVINPSKPNISQKKNKSKLLSLESSDECSSSSLTSSIVNLPSDIVVDTYIEAITQVFAHIKQQNSSTNQHNSSPDKLDLTVVIDCMHGATSNIAQPLFAQFCQRVIILNDTPDGSFPAGNPDPTEPNRLAELQQTVIVNEADIGLAFDGDGDRLMVVDNRGKVVTPDHLLYLLAQVAISERPNPSQTSDAPQVLFDVKCSHHLPRLLKKNGALPTMSKTGSSIMRQQLQSDYSQAIFAGELSGHFIFNDSYFIVYDDAMYAGLRLIHWLVSTMVESNITAFFHANINTSSHSTLPLNADSWGAPKRASLPYRLTDITQYLPVLVNTSDTYLPLPENPSSSCSLIEHLATLCHYLQSLNEGAGAQPAVIPADHSQKLALPTAALDNSACQCFKGLQPITKAQAQQLLPAGTRLSRIDGVRLDFTRGFGVVRQSNTSHSLTVRFAGDSLADMQYVQSRFVELCQVFDSQIAEQIATVRPE; this comes from the coding sequence ATGCCGACCTTTGCTGCACAGCTCCCCCTATTTCGTGCTTATGACATTCGCGGTGATCGTCACTACTTTACAACTGAATTTATTCAAGCGCTGGGAATGGCTTTCGCGCATCTCTATAAAACGCAACACAGCCACTCACAAACAAGGCATAAAGAAAAAAAACAGCTTAAAAACAGTGCATTGGCTCATACAAACTCTCAATCCAATGATACTAAACGTGCAACCACGACTGTAGTCATTGGTTATGATGTCCGCTTTGGTAGTGACGATATTGCGCACATGCTTGCCAATATTTTGAGCCAAAACGGATTGACCGTTGTACAATTGGGACTCATTACCACGCCGATGATGGTGTTTTGGGCACAGCGATATGATGGCCACGGCATTATGGTGACTGCCAGCCATTCAGAAAAAAACACCCTAGGTATCAAATGGCTAGTGAATAAAAGCTCTCCTAGTAGCGAAGATATTCAAGACTTCTATCATAGTTTAACGGTTATTAACCCATCAAAACCCAACATTTCTCAGAAAAAAAACAAGTCGAAACTCCTGTCTTTAGAGTCAAGTGATGAATGCTCCTCTAGTTCCCTTACTAGCAGCATTGTTAACTTACCGTCCGATATTGTGGTGGACACTTATATTGAAGCGATTACACAAGTATTTGCACATATCAAACAACAAAATAGCAGTACAAACCAGCACAACAGCTCACCTGACAAGCTCGATTTGACGGTCGTTATTGACTGTATGCATGGCGCAACCAGCAATATCGCTCAACCATTATTCGCACAGTTTTGCCAGCGAGTTATCATACTCAATGATACGCCTGACGGCAGTTTCCCCGCTGGTAACCCCGACCCTACTGAGCCCAACCGTCTGGCCGAGCTGCAACAAACTGTCATTGTCAACGAAGCCGATATCGGTCTGGCGTTTGATGGTGATGGTGACAGACTAATGGTCGTTGATAATAGAGGCAAGGTCGTCACCCCTGATCATCTGTTATATCTATTAGCACAAGTAGCAATCTCTGAACGCCCTAACCCATCTCAAACATCAGACGCACCGCAGGTTTTATTTGATGTTAAATGCTCTCATCATCTGCCACGCCTACTCAAAAAAAATGGCGCGCTGCCAACGATGAGCAAGACCGGCAGCAGTATTATGCGGCAGCAGCTACAGTCTGATTATAGCCAAGCGATATTTGCTGGTGAATTATCAGGTCATTTTATTTTTAATGACAGTTACTTCATTGTTTATGATGATGCAATGTATGCTGGACTACGGCTAATACATTGGTTAGTATCGACTATGGTAGAATCCAATATCACTGCCTTTTTTCATGCAAATATTAACACCTCTAGTCATTCTACTTTACCTCTCAACGCCGATTCATGGGGTGCACCTAAAAGAGCAAGCCTGCCTTATCGGCTGACGGATATCACGCAGTATCTACCCGTTTTGGTCAATACTTCTGACACTTATTTGCCATTGCCAGAAAACCCTTCCAGCTCTTGCTCGCTCATTGAGCATTTGGCAACGCTTTGTCATTATTTACAGTCTCTGAATGAGGGTGCTGGCGCTCAACCTGCTGTGATACCTGCCGATCATTCGCAGAAACTCGCACTACCAACCGCGGCTTTGGACAATTCAGCATGCCAGTGTTTTAAGGGGCTACAGCCAATCACAAAAGCACAAGCGCAGCAACTATTACCAGCAGGAACGCGCCTGTCTCGTATTGATGGGGTGCGCTTAGACTTCACCCGTGGGTTTGGTGTCGTACGTCAGTCAAATACCAGCCACAGTCTCACAGTGCGCTTTGCAGGAGATAGCTTAGCAGATATGCAATATGTACAATCACGCTTTGTAGAGTTATGCCAAGTGTTCGACAGTCAAATAGCTGAGCAGATTGCAACTGTCCGACCTGAATAA
- a CDS encoding magnesium transporter: MSAPTPSSEQPPKVQTEYNPAEYSAEDKLIYLQTLVAENDSPMMAEFLAEQSEYEIANLLESFPGNDRRLIWQQVPLDIKGEVLAEVEDDIRPSLMENMQAGEIETLAEDLDARDIAEILDTVEEDVRTEVMANLDDDIRVQVNQLNTYEDWEVGDYMDPDTIQIQGNISLEQVQNWLRGEEDLLDDQTQELIVVDQSYQLMGLLSLVDLIKYPQSSLVEQWIDPAITINDRMDIQDAAAVFRSADISFAPVVNDFGELVGQLNAEDIMEIIQDDVDSTMKHLAGVSDDEELFAPILTSAKSRSIWLGINLCTALLAAAVIGQFEAVLAKVVALAILMPVVASMGGIAGSQTLTVVIRGMAMGQIGGSNRLWLLNKELWVGAINGIIWAVIMAFIAQLWFQDVKISAVIGFAIAINMTAANVSGISIPLMLKRMDIDPALSASVILTTVTDIVGFMSFLGLASVLIL; this comes from the coding sequence ATGTCTGCTCCCACGCCTAGCTCAGAACAACCGCCTAAAGTGCAGACAGAGTATAATCCGGCAGAATATAGCGCTGAAGACAAGCTCATTTATTTGCAGACCTTGGTTGCAGAAAACGACTCGCCGATGATGGCTGAGTTTTTGGCGGAACAATCTGAGTATGAAATTGCCAACCTGCTTGAGTCCTTCCCTGGTAACGACAGGCGGCTAATTTGGCAGCAAGTTCCTTTAGATATCAAAGGTGAGGTACTTGCCGAGGTTGAGGATGATATCCGTCCCTCGTTAATGGAAAACATGCAAGCGGGCGAGATTGAAACGCTGGCAGAAGACCTTGATGCACGTGACATCGCTGAGATTTTGGATACGGTAGAAGAAGATGTCCGTACCGAAGTCATGGCCAACCTTGACGATGACATTCGTGTACAGGTCAACCAATTAAATACCTATGAGGACTGGGAAGTCGGTGACTATATGGATCCCGACACCATTCAGATTCAGGGCAATATCAGCCTTGAGCAGGTACAAAACTGGCTACGCGGCGAAGAGGATCTGCTCGATGACCAAACTCAAGAGCTCATTGTGGTGGATCAAAGCTATCAGCTTATGGGGTTACTGAGCTTGGTTGACCTGATCAAATACCCGCAAAGCTCCTTAGTTGAGCAATGGATAGACCCTGCCATTACTATCAATGATCGCATGGATATCCAAGACGCCGCCGCAGTGTTTCGCTCAGCAGATATCAGCTTTGCGCCAGTTGTGAACGACTTTGGCGAGTTGGTAGGCCAGCTAAATGCTGAAGACATCATGGAGATTATCCAAGATGATGTCGATAGTACGATGAAGCACTTGGCTGGTGTCAGTGATGATGAAGAATTGTTTGCGCCTATCTTGACCAGCGCCAAAAGTCGTAGTATCTGGCTGGGCATTAACCTCTGTACTGCACTATTAGCAGCAGCTGTGATCGGTCAGTTCGAAGCAGTACTGGCAAAGGTCGTAGCACTGGCGATCCTGATGCCAGTAGTGGCGAGTATGGGCGGTATTGCGGGCTCGCAAACATTGACCGTGGTGATACGCGGTATGGCCATGGGTCAAATCGGTGGTTCCAACCGACTGTGGCTGCTCAACAAAGAGCTGTGGGTCGGCGCGATAAACGGTATCATATGGGCAGTGATCATGGCGTTTATTGCGCAGCTGTGGTTCCAAGATGTCAAAATCAGTGCAGTGATTGGCTTTGCAATCGCGATTAATATGACCGCTGCTAATGTCTCTGGCATCAGTATACCCTTGATGCTGAAGCGCATGGATATCGACCCTGCCTTATCAGCCTCAGTGATATTGACCACCGTGACCGATATCGTCGGCTTTATGTCGTTCTTGGGACTGGCCAGCGTATTAATCCTATAA
- the argB gene encoding acetylglutamate kinase, whose protein sequence is MSLNLDDAKITAEVLTTALPYIQRFVGKLIVVKYGGNAMADPALESSFARDIVLLKTVGLHPVVVHGGGPQVDNLLKELGRQSDRIDGMRVTDKRTMDIVEMVLGGGVNKSIVSLINKHGGSAIGLTGKDANLIQAKKLMVEKTDEKGMTTPIDLGFVGEVVSVNKDVINMLIASNFIPVIAPLGVDEDGNTYNINADLVAGKVAEFLQAEKLMLLTNIKGVLGRDGKVVTGLTPKKVDSLIEDGTISGGMIPKIQCALDAVRSGVKSAVIVDGRVPHATLLEIFTNEGVGTLISRDLDTSLS, encoded by the coding sequence ATGTCGCTTAATTTAGATGACGCCAAGATTACCGCTGAAGTGTTAACCACAGCCTTGCCTTATATCCAACGCTTTGTTGGCAAGTTGATCGTGGTAAAATATGGCGGTAATGCGATGGCCGACCCTGCTCTAGAAAGCTCGTTTGCACGCGATATAGTGCTGTTAAAAACGGTCGGTCTCCATCCAGTAGTCGTACATGGCGGTGGCCCGCAAGTTGACAACTTACTAAAAGAGCTGGGGCGCCAGTCTGACCGTATTGACGGCATGCGCGTGACGGATAAACGCACCATGGACATCGTCGAGATGGTACTGGGCGGCGGAGTTAATAAATCTATCGTTAGCCTCATCAACAAGCATGGTGGCAGCGCCATTGGGCTGACGGGTAAAGATGCTAACCTTATTCAAGCCAAAAAGCTTATGGTAGAAAAAACTGATGAAAAAGGCATGACGACGCCTATAGATTTAGGCTTTGTCGGTGAGGTGGTCAGCGTCAATAAAGATGTGATTAATATGCTCATCGCTTCTAACTTCATTCCAGTGATTGCACCGCTTGGGGTTGATGAAGACGGCAATACCTATAATATCAATGCTGACTTGGTCGCTGGGAAAGTTGCGGAGTTTTTGCAAGCAGAAAAGCTGATGCTATTAACCAATATCAAAGGCGTTTTGGGTCGTGATGGCAAAGTCGTGACCGGCCTAACGCCAAAGAAAGTCGATAGCCTAATCGAAGATGGTACGATCTCAGGTGGCATGATTCCTAAGATTCAGTGCGCGCTTGATGCGGTACGTAGTGGCGTCAAAAGCGCCGTCATTGTCGATGGCCGTGTGCCACATGCAACGCTATTAGAGATTTTCACCAACGAAGGGGTTGGTACGCTTATCAGCCGTGATTTGGATACTTCGTTAAGCTAG
- the holA gene encoding DNA polymerase III subunit delta: MQDTFIQAYPKLLQPSVAVAGLWLAHGDEPLLSQWLIDAMRPHWRAQNYAIKRIELISVKSWQEVLSELGSQSLFDDASALIVTGNHKPDKAVIAELERFAQDAQTGAHSHSLLWLTPKQDKRSQSSKWFAPFAQYGHVIDCNLYNEQQRQQLLQIRAQQFGLRLSQDAWQLLMSHTEHHLLSAYQTLWRLSYLFAPELMANSVDTNNDSHASAKPSTEVALDIKDLQAALVSDAQFSVFDLSDAMLAGNSAQVAKIIFQLKATDEPTTLVLWAISKDMRQIMQLMDGQDPQVLGIWRSKQSLYQGACRRQSKAQTAQWPALLYRCDQAIKGLVRQPAWELLLQAALELSGKRLFTAR; this comes from the coding sequence ATGCAAGATACCTTTATTCAAGCCTACCCAAAACTATTGCAACCTTCCGTTGCAGTAGCGGGCTTGTGGCTGGCGCATGGTGATGAGCCACTACTGAGTCAATGGCTTATCGATGCCATGCGTCCGCATTGGCGCGCACAAAATTACGCCATCAAGCGCATTGAGCTGATATCCGTTAAAAGCTGGCAAGAGGTTTTGTCAGAGCTAGGTAGCCAGTCTTTGTTTGATGATGCAAGCGCGCTTATCGTGACTGGCAATCATAAACCTGACAAAGCCGTGATCGCTGAGTTAGAGCGCTTCGCCCAGGATGCGCAGACGGGTGCACACAGTCATAGTTTATTATGGCTAACGCCCAAACAAGACAAGCGTTCTCAAAGCAGTAAATGGTTTGCGCCGTTTGCTCAATATGGCCACGTCATTGACTGCAACTTATATAACGAACAGCAACGTCAGCAGCTGTTGCAAATACGTGCGCAGCAGTTTGGGTTACGACTGTCTCAAGATGCTTGGCAACTGCTCATGTCACATACTGAGCATCATCTCTTAAGTGCTTACCAGACGTTATGGCGGCTATCTTATCTATTTGCTCCAGAGCTGATGGCCAATAGCGTTGATACCAATAATGACAGCCACGCCTCTGCCAAGCCTTCTACGGAAGTGGCCTTGGATATCAAAGACTTACAGGCAGCCTTGGTCAGTGACGCTCAATTTAGCGTCTTTGATTTATCAGATGCGATGCTGGCAGGTAATAGCGCGCAAGTGGCAAAGATCATCTTTCAACTCAAAGCCACTGATGAGCCGACGACCTTAGTACTCTGGGCAATCAGCAAAGACATGCGTCAGATTATGCAATTGATGGATGGGCAAGACCCGCAAGTGCTAGGTATTTGGCGTAGCAAGCAAAGCTTATATCAAGGGGCATGCCGCCGTCAGTCAAAAGCGCAAACTGCACAGTGGCCTGCCCTACTGTATCGCTGTGATCAAGCGATCAAAGGCCTTGTCCGCCAGCCAGCGTGGGAGTTGCTATTGCAGGCAGCGCTTGAGTTATCTGGAAAACGCTTGTTTACGGCTCGATAA